The genomic window CCTGTCCGAGCGGTGGAAGGACAAGACGGGGTTCGGCCTGTATGCGGATGGCATGCAGGAGCTGGACTGGGTGGTCGGTGAGCTCCTGGGCAGCCTCGACGAGCTCGGCATCGCCGACGACACGATCGTGATCTTCGCGACCGACAACGGCGCCGAGAAGTTCAGCTGGCCGGACGGCGGCACCTCGCCCTTCCGCGGCGAGAAGGGCCTGGGCTGGGAGGGCGGCTTCCGGGCGCCGTTCGCGATCCGCTGGCCCGGGCACATCCCGGCCGGCCAGGTGCTGAACGGGATCTTCTCGCTGGAGGACGTCGTCCCCACCCTGATGGCGGCGGCCGGGGACCCGGACATCAAGGAGAAGCTGCTGGCCGGGCACCAGGCCGGCGACAAGCACTTCAAGGTCCACCTGGACGGGTACAACCAGCTGCCGTACCTCACCGGCGAGGTCGAGGAGTCGGCCCGCGACGAGTTCTACTACTACGGCGAGCACGACCTGTTCGCGATCCGGTACCGGAACTGGAAGATCCACTTCCAGGTCAAGGACGACTGGTTCGCCGGGCAGCTCAAGCGCTCGACGGTGCCGCTGCCGGTGAACCTGCGGGTCGACCCGTTCGAGCAGCACATGGAAGCGCCGTCCTACCCGATCTACGTCGGCGAGAAGCTGTGGACCGTCATGCCGGCGGGCTACATCCTGCAGCTGCACGCCAACACGTTCGCGGACTTCCCGCCGCGGCAGGCGCCGGCCGACTTCAACCCGACGCAGATGCTCGCCACCGTGCTCAGCAAGGTGGCCGGTGGGGTCGCCAACTGACCGGCTCGACCGGCCCCGGGTTGAGCGAGCCGCGCCTGGTGCATGAGGCTGTCCCCATGACGGTCGACGCCCGCGAGGCCCCCTCGGCACCCCCGGCACCGGGGATGGTGTGGATCCCCGGTGGTGAGTTCGCGATGGGGTCGGAGCAGTTCTACCCGGAGGAACGCCCGGTGCGCCGCGTCGCGGTCGACGGCTTCTGGATGGACGAGCACCCGGTGACCGTCGAGGCCTTCCGCGAGTTCGTCACCGAGACCGGCTACGTCACGATGGCCGAGCGCCCGCTCGACGCCGCCGACTACCCGGACGCCGACCCGCAGCTGCTCGTCCCGGGATCCCTGGTGTTCCGCAAGAGCGCGGGCCCGGTCGACCTCAACGACAACCGCATGTGGTGGCAGTACGAGCCGGGCGCGTCCTGGCAGCGCCCCACGGGGAAGGGCAGCTCGTCCGCCGGCCGCCCGAACCACCCCGTCGTGCACGTCGCCTGGGAGGACGTGAACGCGTACTGCCGGTGGGCCGGCAAGGAGCTGCCCACCGAGGCCGAGTGGGAGTTCGCCGCCCGCGGCGGCCTCGACGGGGCGGTGTTCGCCTGGGGCGACGAGCACTTCCCGGAGGGTCGCGCGATGGCGAACACCTGGCAGGGCGAGTTCCCCTGGCAGAACCTGCTGGTGGACGGGCACGAGGGCACCTCGCCGGTGGGCAGCTTCCCGCCCAACGGGTACGGCCTGCTCGACATCACCGGGAACGTCTGGGAGTGGACCTGCGACTTCTACACGAACCCGGGCCCGAGCCAGCACTCCTGCTGCGTCCCCCGCAACCCTCGGGTGACCAGCCCTGACGAGTCCTTCGCCGCCGCCGGAGAGCCGGGCTCGAACCTCCCGCGCATGGTGATCAAGGGCGGCTCGCACCTGTGCGCCCCCAACTACTGCCTGCGCTACCGGCCTTCGGCGCGCCAGGCTCAGATGGTCGACACCGGGACCGCGCACGTGGGCTTCCGCGGCATCATCCGCCCGGCCGGCGCACCGGAGCCCATCACCACCAGCACGACCACGACCTAGGCCGCTGTCGCGGGCGGGTCGCGGCAGCGCCGAACCAGATCCGGCGCAAACGGGTGGAACCGGACGTCACCCGCTAGCGTCCCATGACCATGCGACCTGACCTGCGAACGACGTCCGCCGCACGCCTGCTGCCCGCTCTGCTCGGCGGCGTCCTCGTCCTGGGTGCCGGCGCGTGCGGTTCCGAGCAGCCCGGCCCGGCCGCAGGGACGACGTCCGGTACGACGTCCGGGACGACGGCCGCGACGTCCACCGGCACGCCCGGTGTCCTGGCCGGTCCCGTGGTGCTCACCCGCACCGGCGGCATCGCCGGCATGCACGACGCCGTCGTCCTGAACCCGGACGGCACGTACACGGTCTCGCGCAAGGTGGGGGAGCCGGTCACCCGTACCGCGGACCCGGCGCAGGTGAAGGCGATCGCCGACGCCGTCGAGCAGGCGAACCTGCCCGCGCTGCCGGCGAGCACGCCGGACACCACGACCAGCGACCAGATCTACTACAAGCTCAGCGTCGGCTCGCGGACCTACGTGATCAACGGCACGCAGACGCCCGAGGAGGTCAAGCCCCTGATCGAGGCGCTGGGCGAGCTGTTCAGCGCGCCCGCACCCACACCGTGACGTCGGCCGGCAGGCCCTGCGACAGGTCCACCGGCACGCTGGTCAGCAGCACCTGTGCGCCGTCGGGCAGCGGCACGGTCCCGGTCCCCGTGTTGGCCAGCACGAGGACCTCGCCGGTGCGGAACGCGACGACCTCCGCCGGGTAGCCCTCCACCCAGGTCAGCTCACCCTCGCCGAGCCGCTCGGCCCGGCGCAGCGCGAGCGCCTCGCGGTAGGTCTCGTACGTCGACCCCGGTACGGCCCGCTGGGCGTCCAGGGCCAGCGCGGCCCAGCTCGCCGGCTGCGGGAGCCACGTCCTGCTCGTCGGGCCGAAGCCGTAGGACGGCGCGTCCGCGGACCACGGGAGGGGCACCCGGCAGCCGTCGCGGCCGCGGTGCTCGTGGCTCGAGCGCAGCCAGGTGGGGTCCTGCCGCACGTCGTCCGGCAGGGACGTGTGCTCGGGCAGCCCCAGCTCCTCGCCCTGGTACAGGTACGCGCTGCCGGGCAGCGCGAGCATCAGCATCGTGGCCGCCCGGCCGCGGCGCAGGCCGAGCTCGGCATCCGGCTGCGCGTCGTCCGCCCCGATGCCGTTCGGCAGCGCGGTGCCCGGCTCGAAGCCGAACCGGGTCGTGTGCCGCAGCACGTCGTGGTTGCTCAGCACCCAGGTCGCCGGTGCGCCGACCCCGGCCATCGCGGCCAGCGACTCGGTGATCACCTCGCGCAGCGGGGCGCCCTGCCAGGGGGTGACGAGGTAGGGGAAGTTGAACGACTGGTGCAGCTCGTCGGGGCGCACGTAGTCGGAGATGCGTGCGGCCGGGTAGACCCACGCCTCGGCGACGAGCACCCGGTCGCCGGCGTACTCCGCGACGACCCGGTGCCACTCGCGGTAGATCTCGTGCACCCCCGGCTGGTCCCAGAACGGGGGACGGGAGAAGCGCGAGTCGCCGCCCTCGAGCAGGTCGAGCTCGTGGTCCCAGTCCGGCAAGCCCTCGGCCTTGACCAGGCCGTGCGCGACGTCGATCCGGAAGCCGTTGACGCCGCGGTCCAGCCAGAACCGCAGGACCGAGTCGAACTCGGCGTGCACCACCGGGTTCGTCCAGTCCAGGTCCGGCTGCTTGACGTCGAACAGGTGCAGGTACCACTGGCCGGGCGCGCCGCCGGGCTCGGTGACCCGCGTCCACGCCGGGCCGCCGAACACGGAGCGCCAGCTGTTCGGCGGGAGCTCGCCGTGCTCGCCGAGCCCGTCCCGGAACAGGTACCGGGCACGCTCGGCGCTGCCCGGGCCGGCGGCCAGCGCCGCCTGGAACCAGGCGTGCTCGTCGCTGGTGTGGTTGGGCACGATGTCGACGATGACCCGCAGCCCGAGCTGGTGCGCGCGGGCCAGCAGGTCGTCCGCGGCGGCCAGGTCACCGAAGACCGGGTCGACCTCGCGGTAGTCCGCCACGTCGTAGCCGGCGTCCGCCTGCGGGGAGCTGTAGAACGGCGAGAGCCACAGCGCGTCCACGCCGAGCTCGGCCAGGTGCGGCAGCCGGGCGGTGATGCCGGGCAGGTCGCCGATGCCGTCGCCGTCCGAGTCGGCGAACGAGCGCGGGTAGACCTGGTAGATGACGGCGCTGCGCCACCACTCCTGGCCGGGGGCGGACGTCGCGAACGCGGCGGGCACGGCCGTGTGGGTCTCGAGGGGCTCAGCAGTCACCGCAGCAGGCTACGGGGTGCGGGCGCCGAGCGTGCGAGCGCTTGTCCGGCGCACCGGCGTGCCGGTCAGTCGGGGGTGTTGACCAACGAGTGCGCGGCCCGCTCCAGGTAGTCCCACAGGATCGCCTCGTGCACGGGGGCGAGCGCGACCTCGTCGACGGCGTCCCGCATGTGGTGCAGCCAGCGGTCGCGCATGTGGGTGGTCACCGCGAACGGGTGGTGCCGCATCCGCAGCCTCGGGTGGCCGCGCTCGTCGCTGTACGTCGTGGGGCCGCCCCAGTACTGCTCGAGGAACATCCGGAACCGGATCTCCGCGGGGCCCAGGTCGTCCTCCGGGTAGAGCGCGCGCAGCTCGGGGTCGCCGGCCACGCCCTGGTAGAACCGGTGCACGAGGGCGACGAAGGTGTCGTGCCCACCCACCTCGTCGTAGAAGCTGACCTGCTGCTGCTCGCTCACCCGCCCAGTCTCTCAAACCCCCACCCACGCCTCCGCCACCCAGGCCGGTTTCCGCCACTCAGCCCGCTTTCCGACGTCCGAATCCGGTCTGAACGGCGGAAGCGTGGGTCAGCGGGAGTAGACGCCCACCTCGACGAGGGCGCCCGGATCGGCGTCGCTGACGTCCAGCCGCAACCGCTGCTCGGCGGACCGCTTCAGGGTGAGGTCGACGGTCTTGGTCACCCGTTCCCCGGCGGGACAGCTCACCGTCTGCCGCCCGCCGTCCGCCGTGGTGGCAAGCAGCTGCTGCCGGCCGATGCACCGCACCACCAGGTGCACGGATCGTTGCTGCTCCATGATGATCTCGGCGCCACCCAGGACGTCGTCGCGAGACGACGTCTCGGCGCCGTCGGGTGATCCCGAGGCGTAGACCCAGCCGTCGGAGAGCGCCAGCGAGCTCACGAACGCGTAGCCCGCTGGTGCCTTGCGCAAGGGCGACAGGTCGATCACGTTCTCGCCGTCCAGCACCGCGACGGAGAACGTCGACCCCGCCGGCACCGGCCGGTCGAACCGCGCCTGCAGCCGGATCGCCGCCCCAGCCTTCGGGTCGACGGTGGCCAGGATGGTCCCGTCGACCGGCTCGCCGTCAGGTAGGCAGGTGACGGCGTGCGGCGCGACCGCAGTGCCACCGAGATCCGCCGACACGAGCACCGAGGTGCCGTCGTCCAGTGCGGCGTCCTTCGGGCCAGCGCACCGGACGACGATGCCCCCGCTGCTGCTGGCGGGCAGCACGACCTGCTTGGCCGGGCTCTCGTCGTCCGCGCCGGACAGCTGCGCGAGGACGCCCTGACCGCGGTACAGCACCGGCAGGGGTGGGAGGGCCGCCACGGCCGACGACGTCGGGGACGGCGAGGCCGCGGTCACCGGGCCGGGACCGTTCCCCGCGGTCAGACCGGTCGCGACCGCGGCGACGGCGACCATGGCCACGGTGACCAGGCCCGCCGCCCCACCGGTGCGACGGCGCTGCCGCTGGCGCACCCGAGCCCGGACGCCGGACAGCCGCGCGGAGGACGCCGCGTCGTAGGGCGCGTGGGACGCCTCGTCGAGGGCGGCGCGCAGCTCGTCCGTGCTCAGCGTCATGACTGCTCCTCGATCGGGAGGGAGGCGCGGGCGTCGGCCAGCGCGGGGGAGACGCGCAGCTGGGCCAGCGCCTTGGAGGTCTGGGACTTCACGGTGCCGACGCTGATCCCGAGGACGTCGGCCGTCTGGGCCTCGGTGAGGTCCTCGAAGAAGCGCAGGACGACGACGGCGCGCTGACGGCGCGGCAGCCGGGCCAGGGCGTCGACCAGCCCAGCCCGGGTGGCGACCGCGTCACCGTGGTCGGCGGACGCGACGTCCGGCAGGGTCTCGGTGGGGCGCTCGCCGTTCCAGCGCCGCCGCCACCAGGTCGCGAAGGTGTTCACGATGACCTTGCGCACGTAGGCGTCCGGCTCGGTCCGGATCCGGCCCCAGGCGGGCCAGGCCTTCGCCAACGCGGTCTGCACGAGGTCCTCGGCGAGCGCGTGGTCGTGGGTCAGCAGGTACGCGGTGCGGTGCAGCGCGTCACCGCGAGCCACCACGTAGGCCTCGAAGCCTGCGTCCACGTCG from Angustibacter luteus includes these protein-coding regions:
- a CDS encoding arylsulfatase; its protein translation is MPQSTPNILIILADDIGWSDPSCYHQGLMGTRTPNIDRIAADGVRLTDCYAQASCTAGRAALITGQLPMRTGLTTVGMPGAPQGIQAEDPTLAELIKPLGYLTAQIGKNHLGDRNDYLPTVHGWDEFYGNLYHLNAEEEPEQPDYPRDHPAFQHFFKPRGVLECTASDVDDDTVDERFGRVGKQTIRDTGPLTRERMETIEDDLLAHSVDFMTRARDADKPFLLWHNTTRMHVWTHLSERWKDKTGFGLYADGMQELDWVVGELLGSLDELGIADDTIVIFATDNGAEKFSWPDGGTSPFRGEKGLGWEGGFRAPFAIRWPGHIPAGQVLNGIFSLEDVVPTLMAAAGDPDIKEKLLAGHQAGDKHFKVHLDGYNQLPYLTGEVEESARDEFYYYGEHDLFAIRYRNWKIHFQVKDDWFAGQLKRSTVPLPVNLRVDPFEQHMEAPSYPIYVGEKLWTVMPAGYILQLHANTFADFPPRQAPADFNPTQMLATVLSKVAGGVAN
- a CDS encoding formylglycine-generating enzyme family protein — its product is MTVDAREAPSAPPAPGMVWIPGGEFAMGSEQFYPEERPVRRVAVDGFWMDEHPVTVEAFREFVTETGYVTMAERPLDAADYPDADPQLLVPGSLVFRKSAGPVDLNDNRMWWQYEPGASWQRPTGKGSSSAGRPNHPVVHVAWEDVNAYCRWAGKELPTEAEWEFAARGGLDGAVFAWGDEHFPEGRAMANTWQGEFPWQNLLVDGHEGTSPVGSFPPNGYGLLDITGNVWEWTCDFYTNPGPSQHSCCVPRNPRVTSPDESFAAAGEPGSNLPRMVIKGGSHLCAPNYCLRYRPSARQAQMVDTGTAHVGFRGIIRPAGAPEPITTSTTTT
- a CDS encoding protealysin inhibitor emfourin — encoded protein: MTMRPDLRTTSAARLLPALLGGVLVLGAGACGSEQPGPAAGTTSGTTSGTTAATSTGTPGVLAGPVVLTRTGGIAGMHDAVVLNPDGTYTVSRKVGEPVTRTADPAQVKAIADAVEQANLPALPASTPDTTTSDQIYYKLSVGSRTYVINGTQTPEEVKPLIEALGELFSAPAPTP
- a CDS encoding glycoside hydrolase family 13 protein, giving the protein MTAEPLETHTAVPAAFATSAPGQEWWRSAVIYQVYPRSFADSDGDGIGDLPGITARLPHLAELGVDALWLSPFYSSPQADAGYDVADYREVDPVFGDLAAADDLLARAHQLGLRVIVDIVPNHTSDEHAWFQAALAAGPGSAERARYLFRDGLGEHGELPPNSWRSVFGGPAWTRVTEPGGAPGQWYLHLFDVKQPDLDWTNPVVHAEFDSVLRFWLDRGVNGFRIDVAHGLVKAEGLPDWDHELDLLEGGDSRFSRPPFWDQPGVHEIYREWHRVVAEYAGDRVLVAEAWVYPAARISDYVRPDELHQSFNFPYLVTPWQGAPLREVITESLAAMAGVGAPATWVLSNHDVLRHTTRFGFEPGTALPNGIGADDAQPDAELGLRRGRAATMLMLALPGSAYLYQGEELGLPEHTSLPDDVRQDPTWLRSSHEHRGRDGCRVPLPWSADAPSYGFGPTSRTWLPQPASWAALALDAQRAVPGSTYETYREALALRRAERLGEGELTWVEGYPAEVVAFRTGEVLVLANTGTGTVPLPDGAQVLLTSVPVDLSQGLPADVTVWVRAR
- a CDS encoding globin; translated protein: MSEQQQVSFYDEVGGHDTFVALVHRFYQGVAGDPELRALYPEDDLGPAEIRFRMFLEQYWGGPTTYSDERGHPRLRMRHHPFAVTTHMRDRWLHHMRDAVDEVALAPVHEAILWDYLERAAHSLVNTPD
- a CDS encoding SigE family RNA polymerase sigma factor, producing the protein MDAGFEAYVVARGDALHRTAYLLTHDHALAEDLVQTALAKAWPAWGRIRTEPDAYVRKVIVNTFATWWRRRWNGERPTETLPDVASADHGDAVATRAGLVDALARLPRRQRAVVVLRFFEDLTEAQTADVLGISVGTVKSQTSKALAQLRVSPALADARASLPIEEQS